AGCGAGAGTATCAAAGTGGGAACTcaccttttcctcttctttcttcttctgaatGTTAGCCATATCGTGCTGGAGTAGTCCCGAATCAACATTCAAGAAATTAGAGCATGTAAAAAGAATGTCTAAACACATTGATATACCCTTAGCAAtagcagcaaaaaaaaaaaaccccactCTTGCAACACTTTATACTTGCAAGAGAGATGATTATGTATCATTGGTGTGACTTTAAATTTAAGAATTTAAGTTAGTTTACACAAATCAAAACAAGATCCAGAAAGCGTGAAAAGAGGGATCAGTAGAGTCACCTCGTCGTATTCCTTCTTATCAGCTTTGGGCTGCTTCAAAGGTTTCGCCTTTCCTCCTgtttttttcaaagaaaattat
This region of Brassica napus cultivar Da-Ae chromosome C5, Da-Ae, whole genome shotgun sequence genomic DNA includes:
- the LOC106452133 gene encoding translation machinery-associated protein 7 — its product is MSSKQGGKAKPLKQPKADKKEYDEHDMANIQKKKEEEKALKELRAKASQKGSFGGSGLKKSGKK